In a single window of the Jiangella alba genome:
- a CDS encoding carbohydrate ABC transporter permease, which translates to MTTMTLRRRASGRNWPRIAVLTVVTALVLLPFIWMVSLAFTPEGETVAGANLIPANPTLANFSVAFQAADLGRAFANSTFVTVVTVATNCVVPVIAGYAFAHLPFRGSKALFYVLISTAAIPVSVTLVPLFLMAKNFPLAGGNDILGNGGSGLLDTVGGLLLPYLVGTMNIFLSRQYFAGMDRDFAEAARIDGASELRIFAKVYLPMARPLIALVAVFSFTGAWDDFLWPLVVSTSENSTTVQLAITTFASTGNVKYGALMAATIIVSLPVLLVFLLNQRSFISGLSEGGVKG; encoded by the coding sequence ATGACGACGATGACCCTGCGGCGCCGCGCGTCGGGGCGGAACTGGCCGCGGATCGCCGTGCTGACGGTGGTCACCGCGCTGGTGCTGCTGCCGTTCATCTGGATGGTCAGCCTCGCGTTCACGCCCGAGGGTGAGACGGTCGCCGGCGCGAACCTGATCCCGGCGAACCCGACGCTGGCGAACTTCTCCGTCGCGTTCCAGGCGGCCGACCTCGGCCGGGCGTTCGCCAACTCGACGTTCGTCACCGTCGTCACCGTGGCGACGAACTGCGTCGTGCCGGTCATCGCCGGCTACGCGTTCGCCCACCTGCCGTTCCGCGGCAGCAAGGCGCTGTTCTACGTGCTGATCTCGACGGCGGCGATCCCGGTGTCGGTGACCCTCGTCCCGCTGTTCCTCATGGCGAAGAACTTCCCGCTGGCCGGCGGCAACGACATTCTCGGCAACGGCGGCAGCGGCCTGCTCGACACCGTCGGCGGACTGCTGCTGCCGTACCTGGTCGGCACCATGAACATCTTCCTCTCGCGGCAGTACTTCGCCGGCATGGACCGCGACTTCGCCGAGGCGGCGCGCATCGACGGCGCGAGCGAGCTGCGCATCTTCGCAAAGGTGTACCTGCCGATGGCCAGGCCGCTGATCGCGCTGGTCGCCGTCTTCTCGTTCACCGGAGCGTGGGACGACTTCCTCTGGCCGCTGGTGGTCTCGACGTCGGAGAACAGCACGACGGTGCAGCTGGCGATCACCACGTTCGCGTCGACCGGGAACGTGAAGTACGGCGCGCTGATGGCGGCGACGATCATCGTCAGCCTGCCGGTGCTGCTGGTGTTCCTGCTCAACCAGCGCAGCTTCATCTCCGGCTTGTCCGAGGGCGGCGTCAAGGGCTGA
- a CDS encoding FAD-dependent oxidoreductase, whose amino-acid sequence MLTDNADLLIIGGGLGGVAAARAALTLGRRVILTESGDWLGGQLTGQAVPPDEHPWIEGEHVSAGYRELRGRIRDFYRRNHPLTPEARADEHLNPGQGFVSALCHEPRVAALVLEEMVSPWLSSGALTLLRGVTPVAAARDGDRVTSVTVRDRSGAETVLRGDVVLDATELGDLLELAGVPHVIGAESKAETGELHALDRADPLDQQAITWCAAVEYCPGESHVIPEPAGYARWRDTADPRWPGSQLSWNDVHPITLEERHRPLFAGAPADAVTGAERDLWHYRRIVARRHFDHTFAGGDVTLINWPHVDYWELPLLGVDAGTRRRAVAEARELTLSFVHWMQTAAPRSDGGTGYPELRLRGDVLGTDDGLAREPYIRESRRIRAAFTVTEAHIGRAMRGRGAGSEIFPDSVGIGYYRIDLHPSTSGRSYVDIASYPFQIPLGALVPTSVSNLLPANKNIGTTHITNGAYRLHPVEWSIGEAAGALAAYCLEAGRSPAQVHADPADVRKLQDLLGESLGVPLAWPDEIRRHGGSGEPDE is encoded by the coding sequence GTGCTGACCGACAACGCAGACCTCCTCATCATCGGCGGCGGACTGGGCGGCGTCGCGGCCGCCCGCGCGGCGCTGACGCTGGGCCGGCGGGTGATCCTCACCGAGTCCGGCGACTGGCTGGGCGGCCAGCTGACCGGCCAGGCGGTCCCGCCGGACGAGCACCCGTGGATCGAGGGCGAGCACGTGTCCGCCGGCTACCGGGAGCTGCGCGGCCGGATCCGCGACTTCTACCGCCGCAACCACCCGCTGACGCCCGAGGCACGGGCCGACGAGCACCTGAATCCGGGGCAGGGGTTCGTGTCGGCGCTGTGCCACGAGCCGCGGGTCGCCGCCCTGGTGCTCGAGGAGATGGTGTCGCCGTGGCTGTCCTCCGGCGCCCTGACGCTGCTGCGCGGGGTGACGCCGGTGGCCGCGGCGCGCGACGGCGACCGTGTCACGTCGGTGACCGTGCGCGACCGGTCGGGCGCGGAGACGGTGCTGCGTGGTGACGTCGTCCTCGACGCCACCGAGCTCGGCGACCTGCTGGAACTGGCCGGCGTCCCGCACGTGATCGGCGCGGAGTCGAAGGCCGAGACCGGCGAGTTGCACGCCCTGGACCGGGCCGACCCGCTGGACCAGCAGGCGATCACGTGGTGCGCGGCGGTGGAGTACTGCCCCGGCGAGTCGCACGTGATCCCGGAGCCGGCCGGCTACGCCCGGTGGCGCGACACCGCCGACCCGCGCTGGCCCGGCTCGCAGCTGTCGTGGAACGACGTCCACCCGATCACCCTGGAGGAGCGGCACCGGCCGCTGTTCGCCGGAGCGCCGGCCGACGCGGTCACCGGCGCCGAGCGCGACCTGTGGCACTACCGCCGCATCGTCGCCCGCCGGCACTTCGACCACACGTTCGCCGGCGGCGACGTCACCCTGATCAACTGGCCGCACGTCGACTACTGGGAGCTGCCGCTGCTCGGCGTCGACGCCGGCACCCGGCGGCGGGCGGTGGCCGAGGCGCGCGAGCTGACTCTGTCGTTCGTCCACTGGATGCAGACCGCGGCCCCGCGCAGCGACGGCGGCACCGGCTATCCCGAGCTGCGGCTGCGCGGCGACGTGCTCGGCACCGACGACGGGCTGGCGCGGGAGCCGTACATCCGCGAGTCGCGGCGGATCCGGGCGGCCTTCACCGTCACCGAGGCGCACATCGGCCGGGCGATGCGCGGCCGCGGCGCCGGGTCGGAGATCTTCCCGGACAGCGTCGGCATCGGCTATTACCGCATCGACCTGCACCCGTCCACGTCCGGCCGCAGCTATGTCGACATCGCCTCCTACCCGTTCCAGATCCCGCTCGGGGCGCTGGTCCCGACCTCGGTGTCGAACCTGCTGCCGGCGAACAAGAACATCGGCACCACTCACATCACCAACGGCGCCTACCGGCTGCACCCGGTCGAGTGGTCGATCGGCGAGGCGGCCGGCGCGCTGGCGGCCTACTGCCTCGAGGCCGGCCGCAGCCCCGCGCAGGTGCACGCCGACCCCGCGGACGTCCGCAAGCTGCAGGACCTGCTGGGCGAGTCGCTGGGCGTGCCGCTGGCCTGGCCCGACGAGATTCGGCGTCACGGGGGGAGCGGCGAGCCCGACGAGTAG
- the rimO gene encoding 30S ribosomal protein S12 methylthiotransferase RimO, with protein MSKHSVAIVTLGCSRNEVDSEELAGRLDADGFELVADPASAETVLVNTCGFVEQAKKDSVDSLLAAADLKTSGATKAVVAVGCMAERYGVELASELPEADAVLGFDDYAAIGERLRGILGGAAHVAHVPRDRRKLLPVTPVERQAAAYAAPDLPAGMSPASGPRAVRRRLDGGPMAPLKLASGCDRACTFCAIPMFRGSFLSRRPSDVLADARWLAEQGVRELFLVSENSTSYGKDLGDLRLLETLLPSLAEVDGIERVRVSYLQPAEMRPTLVDAMLSTPGVVPYFDLSFQHASTPLLRRMKRFGGTDSFLSLIESVRSRVPAAGVRSNVIVGFPGETEDDVAELESFLTQARLDVVGVFGYSDEDGTEAASFDGKLDADEISERVERIGDLVEELVAQRAEDRVGETVSVLVESVLPDGRVEGRAEHQGPEVDGTTVVSGVSAAVGDIVTAIVTGSDGADLLAVP; from the coding sequence ATGAGCAAACATTCCGTCGCGATCGTCACGCTCGGCTGCAGCCGCAACGAGGTCGACTCCGAAGAACTGGCCGGCCGTCTCGACGCCGACGGCTTCGAGCTCGTCGCCGACCCCGCGTCCGCCGAGACCGTCCTGGTCAACACCTGCGGCTTCGTCGAGCAGGCCAAGAAGGACTCCGTCGACTCCCTGCTGGCCGCCGCCGACCTCAAGACGTCCGGCGCCACCAAGGCCGTCGTCGCGGTCGGCTGCATGGCCGAGCGGTACGGCGTCGAGCTGGCGTCCGAGCTGCCCGAAGCTGACGCCGTTCTGGGCTTCGACGACTACGCGGCCATCGGCGAGCGGCTGCGGGGGATCCTCGGCGGCGCGGCGCACGTCGCGCACGTGCCGCGCGACCGCCGCAAGCTGCTGCCCGTCACCCCGGTCGAGCGACAGGCCGCCGCCTACGCCGCGCCCGACCTCCCGGCCGGGATGTCGCCGGCGTCCGGGCCGCGGGCGGTGCGGCGGCGGCTCGACGGCGGTCCCATGGCGCCGCTGAAGCTGGCCAGCGGCTGCGACCGCGCCTGCACGTTCTGCGCCATCCCGATGTTCCGCGGCTCGTTCCTGTCCCGCCGCCCGTCCGACGTGCTGGCCGACGCGCGCTGGCTGGCCGAGCAGGGCGTGCGCGAGCTGTTCCTCGTCAGCGAGAACTCGACGTCGTACGGCAAGGACCTCGGCGACCTCCGGCTGCTGGAGACGCTGCTGCCGTCGCTGGCCGAGGTCGACGGCATCGAGCGGGTGCGGGTGTCGTACCTGCAGCCGGCCGAGATGCGCCCCACGCTGGTCGATGCCATGCTCTCCACGCCCGGCGTCGTCCCGTACTTCGACCTGTCCTTCCAGCACGCAAGCACGCCGCTGCTGCGCCGGATGAAGCGGTTCGGCGGGACCGACTCGTTCCTCTCGCTGATCGAGTCGGTGCGGTCCCGGGTGCCGGCCGCCGGCGTCCGGTCCAACGTCATCGTCGGGTTCCCCGGCGAGACCGAGGACGACGTCGCCGAGCTGGAGTCGTTCCTCACCCAGGCCCGCCTCGACGTCGTCGGCGTGTTCGGCTACTCCGACGAGGACGGCACCGAGGCCGCGTCGTTCGACGGCAAGCTCGACGCCGACGAGATCTCCGAACGGGTCGAGCGCATCGGCGACCTCGTCGAGGAGCTGGTCGCCCAGCGTGCCGAGGACCGCGTCGGCGAGACGGTGTCCGTGCTGGTCGAGTCGGTGCTGCCGGACGGCCGGGTCGAGGGCCGGGCCGAGCACCAGGGCCCCGAGGTCGACGGCACCACCGTGGTGTCCGGCGTCAGCGCGGCCGTCGGCGACATCGTCACGGCCATCGTTACCGGCAGTGACGGCGCCGACCTGCTCGCCGTCCCCTAA
- the pgsA gene encoding CDP-diacylglycerol--glycerol-3-phosphate 3-phosphatidyltransferase, giving the protein MAEPSTSPPSPWNVANALTILRVVLVPLFGWLLLRHGGDDDASRVAAFVAFGVAMTTDRLDGDLARRRGLVTDFGKIADPIADKALTGMAFVGLSLLGELPWWVTVIVLVREWGITVLRFAVIRYGVMAANRGGKLKTVLQTLALGLYILPLPGWFDPIEATVMAAAVIVTVVTGVDYVLSAIRLRRSATP; this is encoded by the coding sequence GTGGCCGAACCGTCGACCTCCCCGCCCAGCCCGTGGAACGTCGCCAACGCGCTGACCATTCTGCGGGTGGTGCTGGTGCCGCTGTTCGGCTGGCTGCTGCTGCGGCACGGGGGCGACGACGACGCGTCGCGGGTGGCCGCGTTCGTCGCGTTCGGCGTCGCGATGACGACCGACCGGCTCGACGGCGACCTCGCGCGGCGCCGCGGCCTGGTCACCGACTTCGGCAAGATCGCCGACCCGATCGCCGACAAGGCGCTCACCGGCATGGCGTTCGTCGGGCTGTCGCTGCTCGGTGAGCTGCCCTGGTGGGTGACGGTGATCGTGCTGGTGCGCGAGTGGGGCATCACGGTGCTGCGGTTCGCCGTCATCCGGTACGGCGTCATGGCGGCCAACCGCGGCGGCAAGCTGAAGACCGTCCTGCAGACGCTGGCGCTGGGCCTGTACATCCTGCCGCTGCCCGGCTGGTTCGACCCGATCGAGGCGACGGTCATGGCGGCCGCCGTCATCGTCACCGTCGTCACCGGCGTCGACTACGTGTTGTCGGCGATCCGGCTGCGGCGGAGCGCGACACCGTGA
- a CDS encoding CinA family protein, translating into MNAVAASVVAQLAGRGLTVAAAESLTGGLVCAALTSVPGSSAVVRGGVVVYATSLKESLAGVPAAVLAADGPVAASTAAAMASGVRDRLGASVGVATTGVAGPDSQDGHPPGTVHVAVASSDGGVRVRSFTGPTALRGDRSEVRAATVAAVLELLSEV; encoded by the coding sequence GTGAACGCCGTCGCCGCCTCGGTGGTGGCCCAGCTGGCCGGCCGCGGGCTGACGGTCGCCGCGGCGGAGTCGCTGACCGGCGGGCTGGTGTGCGCGGCGCTGACGTCGGTTCCGGGGTCGTCCGCGGTGGTCCGGGGTGGGGTGGTGGTGTACGCGACCTCGTTGAAGGAGTCGCTGGCCGGGGTGCCCGCTGCGGTGCTGGCGGCCGACGGTCCGGTGGCGGCGTCGACGGCCGCGGCCATGGCGTCCGGCGTGCGCGACCGGCTGGGCGCGTCCGTCGGTGTGGCGACGACCGGGGTGGCCGGGCCCGATTCCCAGGACGGTCACCCGCCGGGCACCGTGCACGTCGCGGTGGCCTCCTCCGACGGCGGGGTGCGGGTGCGCTCGTTCACCGGCCCGACGGCGCTTCGCGGCGACCGGTCGGAGGTGCGGGCGGCGACCGTGGCGGCCGTTCTGGAGCTGTTGTCCGAGGTGTGA
- a CDS encoding flavin reductase family protein, translating to MARLAGGVALLTVLDPVGRDCGLTVTAVSSVSLEPPLVLACVKKDGFIHDALFVADGWSLSFLAADQLALSDYAARERHPGARDDFSPWPTRRAARGELIFTGAVAAVECAPFSLVDAGDHTIALGRVTSVARDADGAVPLVHVDRRYYEPGPEVS from the coding sequence ATGGCCCGCCTGGCGGGTGGTGTGGCGTTGCTCACGGTGCTCGATCCGGTCGGGCGCGACTGCGGCCTCACCGTCACCGCCGTGTCGTCGGTGTCGTTGGAGCCGCCGCTGGTGCTGGCGTGCGTCAAGAAGGACGGCTTCATCCACGACGCCCTCTTCGTCGCCGACGGCTGGTCGCTGTCGTTCCTGGCCGCCGACCAGCTGGCGCTGTCCGACTACGCCGCCCGCGAGCGCCACCCCGGCGCCCGCGACGACTTCTCGCCCTGGCCGACGCGCCGTGCCGCCCGCGGCGAACTGATCTTCACCGGCGCCGTCGCCGCCGTCGAATGCGCCCCGTTCTCCCTGGTCGACGCCGGTGACCACACCATCGCCCTGGGCCGCGTCACCTCCGTCGCCCGCGACGCCGACGGTGCAGTGCCGCTGGTTCACGTGGATCGGCGCTACTACGAGCCCGGCCCCGAGGTCTCCTGA
- a CDS encoding GNAT family N-acetyltransferase — MILATHAGYEVDDDPERLDLDVIVGFLLTTYWSKHRSRETVERALRRSDCVGLYAPDGAQGGFARVVGDGTTFAWLADVFVLPEHRGKGLARVLVNAVLEHPEHAAVERWMLATLDAHGVYAPLGFAPIESIDKFMVRPGPTASSVIR; from the coding sequence ATGATCCTCGCGACGCACGCCGGCTACGAGGTCGACGACGACCCGGAGCGGCTCGATCTCGACGTCATCGTCGGGTTCCTGCTGACGACGTACTGGAGCAAGCACCGTTCACGCGAGACGGTGGAACGGGCGCTGCGCCGCTCCGACTGCGTCGGCCTCTACGCACCCGACGGTGCGCAGGGCGGGTTCGCCCGCGTCGTCGGCGACGGGACGACGTTCGCGTGGCTGGCCGACGTGTTCGTGCTGCCCGAGCACCGCGGGAAGGGGCTGGCCAGAGTCCTGGTCAACGCCGTCCTGGAACACCCCGAACACGCCGCCGTCGAGCGCTGGATGCTGGCCACCCTCGACGCGCACGGGGTGTACGCGCCGCTGGGGTTCGCGCCGATCGAGTCGATCGACAAGTTCATGGTGCGCCCCGGTCCGACCGCCTCATCGGTCATCCGCTGA
- a CDS encoding ATP-dependent helicase gives MNDVLDLFGPATRAWFAGSFAAPTAAQEGAWRSVAAGHNALVVAPTGSGKTLAAFLWALDQLASEPEPDDPTHRCRVLYVSPLKALTVDVERNLRSPLAGIGHAAARLGVPSPGISVGVRTGDTPADERRRFAKRPPDILITTPESLFLLLTSQARESLRYVETVVVDEVHAVAGSKRGAHLALSLERLDALLERPAQRIGLSATVRPIEEVARFLGGSHPVEVVTPPSEKQWDLKVVVPVPDLDELDAVAPPVPAPVGFDEDGDGGNASIWPHVEQRVVDLVEQHESTIVFANSRRLAERLTARLNEIASERAEDRPADEPPITRHPPPASLMAQAGSSHGAAATIARAHHGSVSKEQRALIEDDLKSGRLPAVVATSSLELGIDMGAVDLVVQVESPPSVASGLQRVGRAGHQVGAVSSGVLFPKYRGDLVQTAVVAERMVSGQIEQLTVPRNPLDVLAQQIVAMVAMDDWPVDDLLSLVRRSHPFATLPQSSYDAVLDMLAGRYPSDEFAELRPRLVWDRTGGVLKGRPGAQRLAVTSGGTIPDRGLFGVFLVGSDPRRGGARVGELDEEMVYESRVGDVFALGATSWRIEDITHDRVMVSPAPGHPGKLPFWHGDTLGRPAELGAAVGGFVREINKLPEPKARERAAGAGLDEWAVDNLLDYVRDQREATGHVPDDRTLVVERFRDELGDWRLIVHSPYGARVHAPWALAIGARLRERYGVDVQAAHADDGIVLRIPDTLDGVDELSGAEAPDARLVVLDPDELDDIVTGEVGGSALFASRFRECAARALLLPRRSPDRRSPLWQQRQRSAQLLQVASKYGSFPMLLETMRECLQDVYDLDGLRDLMRRVAGRQIKVVEVETPTPSPFARSLLFGYVAAFMYEGDSPLAERRAQALTLDSALLAELLGQTELRELLDLEVVERTEAELQRLVPERRARDAEGVADLLRLLGPLTTDEVAARSVEPADAAGHLDDLVKQRRVIAVRIAGQEVWAVVEDAARLRDALGVALPGGVHDAFTAPVPDPLGDIVARYARTHGPFHAAELAERFGLGVAVVVSTLRRLSAEGRVVEGELRPGRTGTEWCDAEVLRLLRRRSLAALRKEAEPVDAATLGRFLPAWQSVGSSLRGADGVLRVVEQLGGAAVPASALESLVLPVRVAGYSPAWLDELTAAGEVVWSGHGTLPGSDGWVSLHLADAAHLTLPDVDLADAEGELHRAVLETLDGGGAYFFRQLSDAVTALVPTPPEDATLTTALWDLVWAGLVTNDTLTPLRSLLTGRPAHRSRPARPRSRYARGRSSMPSRSGPPAAAGRWSLLPDRDTDTTRRAHAAAEALLDRHGVVTRGAVQAERLPGGFAAAYRVLSAFEDTGRARRGYFVAGLGAAQFGTPGAVDRLRSFSHLDDARPASALVLAATDPANPYGAALPWPERGESGSAGHRPGRKAGALVVLIDGELSLYVERGGRTLLSWTDEPDRLRAAADALALSVREGALGALRVERADGAQVTATPLGEALTAAGFHVTPRGLRLRG, from the coding sequence ATGAACGACGTCCTCGACCTGTTCGGCCCGGCCACGCGTGCGTGGTTCGCCGGGTCGTTCGCCGCGCCCACGGCGGCGCAGGAGGGCGCCTGGCGGTCGGTCGCGGCCGGCCACAACGCGCTGGTGGTGGCGCCGACGGGGTCAGGCAAGACGCTCGCGGCGTTCCTGTGGGCGCTCGACCAGCTGGCCTCCGAGCCGGAACCCGACGATCCCACCCACCGCTGCCGCGTCCTCTACGTCTCGCCGCTGAAGGCGCTGACGGTCGACGTCGAGCGGAACCTGCGCTCTCCGCTGGCCGGCATCGGGCACGCCGCGGCCCGGCTGGGCGTACCGTCACCGGGCATCAGCGTCGGCGTGCGCACCGGCGACACCCCGGCCGACGAGCGGCGCCGGTTCGCCAAACGCCCGCCCGACATCCTCATCACCACCCCCGAGTCGCTGTTCCTGCTGCTCACGTCGCAGGCGCGCGAGTCGCTGCGCTACGTCGAGACGGTGGTCGTCGACGAGGTGCACGCGGTCGCGGGCAGCAAGCGGGGCGCGCACCTGGCGCTGTCACTGGAACGGCTCGACGCGCTGCTCGAACGCCCGGCCCAGCGCATCGGGCTGTCCGCGACGGTCCGCCCCATCGAAGAGGTGGCCCGGTTCCTCGGCGGCAGCCACCCGGTCGAGGTCGTCACGCCGCCCAGCGAGAAGCAGTGGGACCTCAAGGTCGTCGTCCCTGTGCCCGACCTCGACGAGCTCGACGCCGTCGCGCCGCCGGTCCCGGCTCCCGTCGGGTTCGACGAGGACGGCGACGGCGGCAACGCCTCCATCTGGCCACACGTCGAGCAGCGCGTCGTCGACCTCGTCGAACAACACGAGTCCACCATCGTGTTCGCCAACTCGCGGCGGCTGGCCGAGCGGCTGACGGCGCGGCTGAACGAGATCGCGAGCGAGCGCGCCGAGGACCGTCCGGCCGACGAGCCACCCATCACCCGGCATCCGCCGCCCGCGTCGCTGATGGCGCAGGCCGGTTCGTCGCACGGCGCCGCGGCCACCATCGCGCGGGCGCACCACGGCTCGGTCAGCAAGGAGCAGCGAGCGCTCATCGAGGACGACCTCAAGTCCGGCCGGCTGCCCGCCGTGGTCGCCACCAGCAGCCTCGAACTCGGCATCGACATGGGCGCGGTCGACCTCGTCGTGCAGGTCGAGTCGCCGCCGTCGGTGGCCAGCGGGCTGCAGCGGGTCGGGCGGGCCGGCCACCAGGTGGGCGCGGTGTCCAGCGGCGTGCTGTTCCCGAAGTACCGCGGCGACCTCGTGCAGACCGCCGTCGTCGCCGAGCGCATGGTGTCCGGGCAGATCGAGCAGCTCACCGTCCCGCGCAACCCGCTCGACGTCCTCGCCCAGCAGATCGTGGCCATGGTGGCCATGGACGATTGGCCGGTCGACGACCTGTTGTCGCTGGTCAGACGGTCGCATCCGTTCGCCACGCTGCCGCAGTCGTCGTACGACGCCGTCCTCGACATGCTGGCCGGGCGCTACCCGTCCGACGAGTTCGCCGAGCTGCGGCCGCGGCTGGTCTGGGACCGCACCGGCGGCGTGCTCAAGGGCCGCCCGGGCGCGCAGCGGCTCGCCGTCACCAGCGGCGGCACCATTCCCGACCGCGGGCTGTTCGGCGTGTTCCTGGTCGGCTCCGATCCCCGCCGCGGCGGCGCGCGGGTCGGCGAGCTGGACGAGGAGATGGTCTACGAGTCGCGGGTCGGCGACGTGTTCGCGCTGGGCGCCACCAGCTGGCGCATCGAAGACATCACGCACGACCGCGTCATGGTCTCCCCCGCACCCGGCCACCCGGGCAAGCTGCCGTTCTGGCACGGCGACACCTTGGGCCGCCCGGCCGAGCTGGGCGCGGCCGTCGGCGGGTTCGTCCGCGAGATCAACAAGCTGCCCGAGCCGAAGGCGCGCGAGCGCGCGGCCGGCGCCGGGCTGGACGAATGGGCCGTCGACAACCTCCTCGACTACGTCCGCGACCAGCGCGAGGCCACCGGTCACGTGCCCGACGACCGCACGCTGGTGGTCGAGCGGTTCCGCGACGAGCTCGGCGATTGGCGGCTGATCGTGCACTCGCCGTACGGCGCGCGCGTGCACGCGCCGTGGGCGCTGGCCATCGGGGCGCGACTGCGCGAGCGGTACGGCGTCGACGTCCAGGCGGCGCACGCCGACGACGGCATCGTGCTGCGCATCCCCGACACCCTCGACGGCGTCGACGAGCTGTCCGGCGCCGAGGCGCCCGACGCCCGGCTGGTGGTGCTCGACCCCGACGAGCTGGACGACATCGTCACCGGCGAGGTCGGCGGGTCGGCGCTGTTCGCGTCGCGGTTCCGCGAGTGCGCCGCGCGGGCGCTGCTGCTGCCCCGTCGCTCCCCCGACCGCCGGTCGCCGCTGTGGCAGCAGCGGCAGCGGTCGGCGCAACTGCTGCAGGTCGCGTCGAAGTACGGGTCGTTCCCTATGCTGCTCGAGACCATGCGCGAGTGCCTGCAGGACGTTTACGACCTCGACGGCCTGCGCGACCTCATGCGCCGCGTCGCGGGCCGGCAGATCAAGGTGGTCGAGGTCGAGACCCCGACGCCGTCGCCGTTCGCGCGGTCGCTGCTGTTCGGGTATGTCGCGGCGTTCATGTACGAGGGCGACTCCCCGCTGGCCGAGCGGCGGGCACAGGCGCTGACACTCGACTCCGCGCTGTTGGCCGAACTGCTCGGGCAGACCGAGCTGCGTGAGCTGCTCGACCTCGAGGTGGTCGAGCGCACCGAGGCCGAGCTGCAGCGGCTGGTCCCGGAACGGCGGGCCCGCGACGCGGAGGGGGTGGCCGACCTCCTGCGGCTGCTCGGCCCGCTGACGACGGACGAGGTGGCGGCCCGGTCCGTCGAGCCGGCCGACGCCGCCGGACACCTCGACGACCTGGTGAAACAGCGGCGCGTCATCGCGGTGCGCATCGCCGGCCAGGAGGTGTGGGCCGTCGTCGAGGACGCCGCTCGGCTGCGCGACGCGCTCGGCGTGGCGCTGCCCGGCGGGGTGCACGACGCGTTCACGGCGCCGGTGCCCGATCCCCTCGGCGACATCGTGGCCCGGTACGCCCGCACGCACGGCCCGTTCCACGCGGCTGAGCTGGCCGAACGGTTCGGGCTGGGCGTCGCGGTGGTCGTGTCGACGCTGCGCCGGCTGTCGGCCGAGGGCCGCGTCGTCGAGGGCGAGCTGCGGCCCGGGCGCACCGGCACCGAGTGGTGCGACGCTGAAGTGCTGCGGCTGCTGCGACGCCGGTCGCTGGCGGCGCTGCGCAAGGAGGCCGAGCCGGTCGACGCCGCGACGCTGGGGCGGTTCCTGCCGGCGTGGCAGTCGGTGGGCAGTTCGCTGCGCGGCGCCGACGGCGTGCTGCGCGTGGTCGAGCAACTGGGCGGGGCGGCGGTGCCGGCCAGCGCACTGGAGTCGCTGGTGCTGCCGGTCCGGGTCGCCGGCTACTCGCCGGCCTGGCTGGACGAGCTGACGGCGGCCGGCGAGGTGGTGTGGTCGGGGCACGGCACGCTGCCGGGGTCGGACGGGTGGGTGTCGCTGCACCTCGCCGACGCCGCGCACCTCACGTTGCCCGACGTCGATCTCGCCGACGCCGAGGGCGAGCTGCACAGGGCGGTGCTCGAGACTCTCGACGGCGGCGGGGCGTACTTCTTCCGGCAGCTCAGCGACGCGGTGACGGCGCTGGTGCCGACGCCGCCCGAGGACGCGACGCTGACGACGGCGCTGTGGGATCTGGTGTGGGCCGGCCTGGTCACCAACGACACGCTGACGCCGTTGCGGTCGCTGCTGACCGGACGGCCGGCGCACCGGTCCCGGCCGGCCCGGCCGCGGTCGCGGTATGCGCGCGGACGGTCTTCGATGCCGTCGCGCTCGGGACCTCCGGCGGCGGCCGGACGGTGGTCGCTGCTGCCCGACCGCGACACCGACACCACGCGGCGCGCGCATGCGGCCGCCGAGGCGCTGCTCGACCGGCACGGCGTCGTGACGCGCGGTGCGGTGCAGGCCGAGCGGCTGCCCGGCGGGTTCGCGGCGGCGTACCGGGTGCTGTCGGCGTTCGAGGACACCGGCCGGGCCCGGCGCGGCTACTTCGTCGCCGGCCTGGGTGCGGCGCAGTTCGGCACGCCCGGTGCGGTCGACCGGCTGCGTTCGTTCTCCCACCTCGACGACGCCCGGCCGGCCAGCGCGCTGGTGCTGGCGGCGACCGACCCGGCCAACCCGTACGGCGCGGCGCTGCCGTGGCCGGAACGCGGCGAGTCGGGGTCGGCGGGGCATCGGCCAGGCCGCAAGGCGGGCGCGCTGGTCGTGCTGATCGACGGCGAGCTCTCCCTGTACGTCGAGCGCGGCGGCCGCACGCTGCTGTCCTGGACCGACGAGCCCGACCGGCTCCGCGCGGCGGCCGACGCGCTGGCGCTGTCGGTGCGCGAGGGTGCGCTCGGCGCGCTGCGGGTCGAACGTGCCGACGGCGCCCAGGTCACCGCCACTCCCCTGGGCGAGGCCCTCACCGCCGCCGGCTTCCACGTCACGCCACGGGGGCTGCGCCTGCGCGGCTGA
- a CDS encoding DUF3046 domain-containing protein: protein MRLTDFWERMEHQLGSSYADSWARDYVIEGLGGRTVHQALAAGEDTKVVWRAVCEALRLPPSER from the coding sequence GTGCGATTGACCGACTTCTGGGAGCGGATGGAGCACCAGCTGGGCTCCTCCTACGCCGACTCATGGGCGCGCGACTACGTCATCGAGGGCCTCGGCGGGCGGACGGTGCACCAGGCGCTCGCGGCGGGCGAGGACACCAAGGTGGTCTGGCGGGCCGTCTGCGAGGCGCTGCGGCTGCCGCCGAGCGAACGCTGA